The following proteins come from a genomic window of Pyxidicoccus sp. MSG2:
- a CDS encoding sigma-70 family RNA polymerase sigma factor, translating to MSSEQLESFLSRVPRALVPALRAHAGLEEALTGLVREAREAWPRVDMDERAFLAHVAERLPSAGEAGEVLANLRAGELFLAFACARGDARALEALDAHVLSQVGSWLPREAPSLVDELRQVLSQRLIVPVDGAAPKLASYSGRGPLGQWVRAVALRLHIDQQRAAPREQPVGEAPAELAERLGADPELAFIRERHQEDFRVAFRAALGRLDARERNLLRLHHVHGLSMDSVGATYQAPRSTVARWIARAREQLLALTREELTTRLGLTPDELDSMLRLVCSQLDVSLRQLMTD from the coding sequence GTGTCGTCCGAGCAGCTCGAGTCCTTCCTGTCGCGGGTGCCGCGGGCGCTCGTCCCGGCGTTGCGGGCCCACGCGGGCCTGGAGGAAGCGCTCACGGGCCTGGTGCGCGAGGCACGCGAGGCGTGGCCGCGGGTGGACATGGACGAGCGGGCCTTCCTGGCGCACGTGGCCGAGCGGCTGCCTTCCGCGGGCGAGGCCGGCGAGGTGCTCGCGAACCTGCGCGCGGGGGAGCTCTTCCTCGCCTTCGCCTGTGCGCGGGGAGACGCGCGCGCGCTCGAAGCGCTCGACGCGCACGTGCTGTCGCAGGTGGGGTCGTGGCTGCCGCGCGAGGCACCCTCCCTCGTGGACGAGCTGCGACAGGTGTTGAGCCAGCGACTGATCGTCCCGGTGGACGGGGCGGCACCGAAGCTGGCCTCCTATTCCGGGCGCGGTCCGCTGGGGCAGTGGGTACGGGCGGTGGCGCTGCGGCTCCACATCGACCAGCAGCGCGCCGCGCCGCGCGAGCAGCCCGTGGGGGAGGCCCCGGCGGAGCTGGCGGAGCGGCTGGGCGCGGACCCCGAGCTGGCCTTCATCCGCGAGCGGCACCAGGAGGACTTCCGCGTGGCCTTCCGCGCCGCGCTGGGCCGACTGGACGCTCGGGAGCGCAACCTGCTGCGGCTGCACCATGTGCACGGCCTGTCCATGGACTCGGTGGGCGCCACCTACCAGGCGCCTCGCTCCACCGTCGCGCGATGGATTGCCCGCGCCCGCGAGCAACTGCTGGCGCTCACCCGCGAGGAGCTGACGACGCGGCTGGGGCTCACGCCCGACGAGCTGGACAGCATGCTACGCCTCGTGTGCAGCCAGCTCGACGTCAGCCTTCGCCAGCTCATGACGGACTGA
- a CDS encoding PLP-dependent aminotransferase family protein, with translation MSSSMNTPELPLASWARRLAPSAMQDMLQNITKPGVFSLALGLPAAELFPTEGMGQAAVRVLSEQGGALQYSATLQPLREHVVAMMAKRGVRCTPQQVFLTTGAQQGMNLLVRLMLEPGQSVMLEDRVYSGFQQVLEPYQAKRLPVRRDARTGIDLDAVESMLKSGERPAFLYTMSDGHNPLGTGLALEARERLVKLARDYRMPIIEDDAYGFLQYEDTVLPPLRAMDDQWVFYVGSFSKILAPALRVGWVVVPEPMVFRLATVKESSDIDTATFTQRIVLSFLDSGKLEGHLTRLRQEYRLRRDALLKALETHMPKGATWTKPTSGMFVWVELPEGADTTALLPRALETEKVAYLPGQAFSVAGGRSAAHCMRLNFSNCEPAKIEEAVARLGRVLAARG, from the coding sequence ATGTCGTCGTCGATGAACACCCCTGAGCTTCCCCTGGCGTCCTGGGCGCGGCGGCTGGCGCCGTCCGCCATGCAGGACATGTTGCAGAATATTACGAAGCCCGGCGTCTTCTCCCTGGCGCTGGGCCTGCCGGCCGCGGAGTTGTTCCCCACCGAAGGCATGGGGCAGGCGGCGGTGCGCGTCCTGTCGGAGCAGGGTGGGGCGCTGCAGTACTCGGCCACGCTGCAGCCGCTGCGCGAGCACGTCGTGGCGATGATGGCGAAGCGGGGCGTGCGCTGCACGCCGCAGCAGGTGTTCCTGACCACGGGCGCGCAGCAGGGGATGAACCTCCTGGTGCGGCTGATGCTGGAGCCGGGCCAGTCGGTGATGCTGGAGGACCGGGTGTACTCGGGGTTCCAGCAGGTGCTGGAGCCGTACCAGGCGAAGCGGCTGCCGGTGCGCCGGGACGCGCGCACGGGCATCGACCTGGACGCGGTGGAGTCGATGCTGAAGTCGGGCGAGCGGCCGGCGTTCCTCTACACGATGAGCGACGGGCACAACCCGCTGGGCACGGGCCTGGCGCTGGAGGCGCGCGAGCGGCTGGTGAAGCTGGCGCGCGACTACCGGATGCCCATCATCGAGGACGACGCGTACGGCTTCCTCCAGTACGAGGACACGGTGCTGCCGCCGCTGCGCGCGATGGACGACCAGTGGGTGTTCTACGTGGGCTCGTTCTCGAAGATTCTCGCGCCCGCCCTGCGCGTGGGCTGGGTGGTGGTGCCGGAGCCGATGGTGTTCCGGCTGGCCACGGTGAAGGAGTCGAGCGACATCGACACGGCGACCTTCACCCAGCGCATCGTCCTGTCGTTCCTGGACTCGGGGAAGCTGGAGGGGCACCTGACGCGGCTGCGCCAGGAGTACCGGCTGCGGCGCGACGCGCTCTTGAAGGCACTGGAGACGCACATGCCGAAGGGGGCGACGTGGACGAAGCCCACGAGCGGCATGTTCGTCTGGGTGGAGCTGCCGGAGGGCGCGGACACCACCGCGCTGCTGCCGCGCGCGCTGGAGACGGAGAAGGTGGCGTACCTGCCCGGGCAGGCCTTCTCCGTGGCGGGCGGACGGTCCGCCGCGCACTGCATGCGGCTGAACTTCAGCAACTGCGAGCCGGCGAAGATTGAAGAGGCCGTGGCGCGGCTGGGCCGGGTGCTGGCGGCGCGAGGGTAG
- a CDS encoding serine/threonine-protein kinase: MTPCPDENELLEWEQGRLSADAVARLEAHLDHCAACCTVVAGLEGQGALAEEALDSMASSEPGAPPHAGARVGRYVLLRRVGEGGMGVVFAAYDPDLDREVALKLLKPGAVADAEARGRLVREAQALARLSHPNVVIVHDVGLDGDTVFLAMELVRGRTLRHWLAEAPHPWREVLARFLHAGQGLAAAHAVGLVHRDFKPDNVLLGDDGQVRVTDFGLARLAPAEPVTGDSPTPEASPKEGDTLAGVRQGTPAYMSPEQWRGGRADARSDQFSFCVTLYEALFGQRPFAGGTTAERARALREGRVTPPPRGSRVPGTVRDAVLRGLAVEPASRYPSLDALLARLESGPRARRWRQVAAALATSVAASAAVGFALARGDAARACTGLEARLEGTWDAAHRARLEQRFRQGALPAPGDAFESTARALDAYAQALVAQERQSCEDTRVRQAQSEQLMDLRAACLDGRRRALRVLVELLEGGEREALTRAPEAVRQLPSLAACADRDALARVEPLPRAPEARERLAALGQELDGLRVQGAAGFHARALPRLEAVVTALRELGHRPTLARALLLLGELRGTAGSFAPAREVLEEAVRVAEAGHDDETAAHAWNRLLYTEVEGLGLVKEAERTARMAEAALERLGPEASLEVAAELHRVRGSLSYRQGDYARALADASRSLALLERARGPRDVALADVLTGMGSALNALGRYAEAEQHHARAQALVEAVYGLEHPLRAAHLNNVATALRLQGKVAEAVARYSEALALGERLLGAEHSSTSMIRVNLGDALSRQGQLAEALPHYERALASLRKAGGGGQRMANVLLSLGNARADMGQLAQAEAAYREALAIQEAQLGPRHPDVALSRNNLGFVAMDAGRLEEARTHFEAARALWEDTLGPSHPKVASALYNLGHVELRLGRVRPALVHLRRALEMREQALGAEHPRVAQTLGLLGEALLEGGQLREAREPLERAVALAARVELAPPERARAHFALARVLWQSRGERPQALALAREAQEAYARGAPVYAPRAREVRAWLSAHGAH, translated from the coding sequence ATGACCCCATGTCCTGACGAGAACGAGCTGCTGGAGTGGGAGCAGGGGCGCCTGTCCGCGGACGCCGTGGCCCGGCTGGAGGCCCACCTGGACCACTGCGCGGCGTGCTGCACGGTGGTGGCGGGACTCGAGGGACAGGGCGCCCTGGCCGAAGAGGCCCTGGACTCCATGGCGTCGTCCGAGCCGGGCGCGCCTCCGCACGCTGGAGCGCGTGTGGGGCGCTACGTGCTGCTGCGCCGCGTGGGCGAGGGCGGCATGGGAGTGGTCTTCGCCGCGTATGACCCGGACCTGGACCGGGAGGTGGCGCTCAAGCTGCTCAAGCCCGGGGCGGTGGCGGACGCGGAGGCGCGCGGGCGGCTGGTGCGCGAGGCCCAGGCGCTGGCACGGCTCTCCCATCCCAACGTCGTCATCGTGCATGACGTGGGCCTGGACGGCGACACCGTCTTCCTCGCCATGGAGCTGGTGCGCGGGCGGACGCTGCGCCACTGGCTGGCGGAGGCGCCCCATCCGTGGCGCGAGGTGCTCGCGCGCTTCCTCCACGCGGGCCAGGGGCTGGCGGCCGCGCACGCGGTGGGGCTGGTGCACCGCGACTTCAAGCCGGACAACGTGCTGCTGGGAGACGACGGCCAGGTGCGCGTCACCGACTTCGGCCTCGCGCGCCTAGCCCCCGCTGAGCCAGTGACTGGGGATAGCCCCACCCCGGAGGCCTCGCCGAAGGAAGGCGACACCCTCGCCGGCGTGCGGCAGGGAACCCCCGCGTACATGTCCCCGGAGCAGTGGCGGGGCGGACGCGCGGACGCGCGCAGCGACCAGTTCAGTTTCTGCGTCACGCTGTACGAGGCCCTCTTCGGCCAGCGGCCCTTCGCGGGAGGTACGACGGCGGAGCGCGCCCGGGCCCTGCGCGAGGGACGGGTGACGCCGCCGCCACGCGGCTCACGCGTGCCCGGCACCGTGCGCGATGCCGTGCTGCGCGGCCTGGCCGTGGAGCCGGCCTCGCGCTACCCCTCACTGGACGCACTGCTGGCCCGGCTCGAGTCCGGCCCGCGCGCGCGCCGCTGGCGCCAGGTGGCCGCGGCGCTGGCCACGAGCGTGGCGGCCAGCGCCGCCGTGGGCTTCGCGCTGGCCCGGGGTGACGCCGCTCGGGCGTGCACCGGCCTGGAGGCCCGGCTGGAGGGCACCTGGGACGCGGCGCACCGGGCCCGACTGGAGCAGCGCTTCCGTCAGGGCGCGCTGCCGGCACCTGGGGACGCGTTCGAGTCCACCGCGCGGGCGCTGGACGCCTATGCCCAGGCGCTGGTGGCCCAGGAGCGCCAGTCCTGCGAGGACACGCGCGTGCGGCAGGCGCAGTCCGAGCAACTGATGGACTTGCGCGCCGCGTGCCTGGATGGCCGGCGCCGGGCGCTGCGCGTCCTGGTGGAGCTGCTGGAGGGAGGCGAGCGAGAGGCGCTCACCCGTGCACCCGAGGCCGTGCGGCAACTCCCCTCCCTGGCCGCGTGCGCGGACCGGGACGCGCTCGCCCGCGTGGAGCCGCTGCCGCGGGCCCCGGAGGCGCGGGAGCGACTGGCGGCGCTGGGCCAGGAGCTGGACGGCCTGCGCGTGCAAGGCGCGGCCGGGTTCCATGCGCGTGCCCTGCCCCGGCTGGAGGCGGTGGTGACGGCCCTGCGCGAGCTGGGACACCGGCCCACGCTGGCGCGGGCCCTGCTGCTGCTGGGCGAGCTGCGAGGCACCGCCGGAAGCTTCGCGCCGGCGCGCGAGGTGCTGGAGGAGGCGGTGCGCGTCGCGGAGGCCGGGCACGACGACGAGACCGCCGCGCACGCGTGGAACCGCCTCCTCTACACGGAAGTCGAGGGCCTGGGCCTGGTGAAGGAGGCCGAGCGCACCGCGCGCATGGCGGAGGCGGCCCTGGAGCGGCTGGGGCCCGAGGCCTCCCTGGAGGTGGCCGCGGAGCTCCACCGCGTCCGCGGCAGCCTCAGCTACCGTCAGGGCGACTACGCGCGGGCGCTCGCCGACGCCAGCAGGTCCCTCGCCTTGCTGGAGCGGGCGCGCGGGCCACGCGACGTGGCGCTCGCCGACGTGCTCACCGGCATGGGCTCGGCACTCAACGCGCTGGGGCGCTACGCCGAAGCAGAGCAGCACCATGCGCGCGCCCAGGCGCTGGTGGAGGCGGTGTACGGCCTCGAGCACCCGCTGCGCGCCGCGCACCTCAACAACGTGGCCACCGCACTGCGGCTGCAGGGCAAGGTAGCCGAGGCGGTGGCGCGCTACAGCGAGGCCCTCGCACTGGGCGAGCGACTCCTCGGGGCGGAGCACTCCAGCACCAGCATGATCCGGGTGAACCTGGGCGACGCGCTCTCGCGACAGGGCCAGCTCGCGGAGGCGCTGCCCCACTACGAGCGCGCCCTGGCGAGCCTGCGCAAGGCAGGGGGCGGCGGCCAGCGGATGGCCAACGTGCTGCTGAGCCTGGGCAATGCCCGGGCGGACATGGGACAGCTCGCGCAGGCAGAGGCGGCCTACCGCGAGGCGCTCGCCATCCAGGAGGCGCAGCTCGGCCCCCGACACCCGGACGTGGCCCTGTCGCGCAACAATCTGGGCTTCGTGGCAATGGACGCGGGCCGCCTGGAGGAGGCGCGCACCCACTTCGAGGCGGCGCGCGCGCTGTGGGAGGACACGCTCGGCCCCAGCCACCCGAAGGTGGCCAGCGCGCTGTACAACCTGGGGCACGTGGAGCTGCGCCTGGGCAGGGTACGTCCGGCGCTCGTCCACCTGCGGCGGGCGCTGGAGATGCGCGAGCAGGCGCTCGGGGCGGAGCACCCCCGGGTGGCACAGACGCTCGGACTGCTGGGCGAGGCGCTGCTGGAGGGCGGCCAATTGCGCGAGGCCCGCGAGCCGCTGGAGCGGGCGGTGGCGCTCGCCGCGCGAGTGGAGCTGGCTCCGCCCGAGCGGGCCCGGGCACACTTCGCGCTCGCCCGCGTCCTCTGGCAGTCGCGCGGAGAGCGGCCCCAGGCGCTGGCCCTGGCGCGGGAGGCCCAGGAGGCCTACGCCCGCGGCGCGCCCGTCTACGCGCCCCGGGCGCGTGAGGTGCGGGCCTGGCTGTCCGCGCACGGTGCCCACTGA
- a CDS encoding MBL fold metallo-hydrolase — MLDRPMYLKPNVAIEPLYNQWYTWWYLLSPATAPLFVTNLHLKLMQSFVANPDVHVAALKNPMLMGGPFINHPASRVPQVKELLERTQREQAHMLAYTKAMAELEQLMAPNNGGSLESLYPKVPDILRGYVELTYDLSHRASARVIEPLLYRSRFYQESSQSVTLNMVDGDWRPYIFSTPRLEEDSPLWLKVPFKHEGLDELFRMRHTAGSPGKVAEMLGVSASAAGAFANLFTEAEPRRAERYAGEGVRVRYFGHACVLLETKDVSILTDPVISYEFPTELPRFTHSDLPEKIDYVVLTHGHADHLMMETLLQLRHRVGTIIVPRNNGNSLADPSLRLMLHHTGFKNVVEIDDLQEIPVPGGSITGLPFMGEHSDLSIQAKTAHLVRLGGKSLLMAADSNAIEPRLYQHLRDIVGSIDVLFLGMECEGGPMSWMYGPLLSNPLPRKMDQARRLNGSDSARATEITNYLAPKEVYVYAMGQEPWLRHVMILVYDDKAPQIVESNKFLEHCKTKSIQAERPYVRMERILK, encoded by the coding sequence ATGCTGGACCGCCCGATGTACCTGAAGCCGAACGTCGCCATCGAGCCGCTCTACAACCAGTGGTACACGTGGTGGTACCTGCTGTCCCCGGCGACGGCGCCGCTGTTCGTGACGAACCTGCACCTGAAGCTGATGCAGTCCTTCGTCGCCAACCCGGACGTCCACGTGGCGGCGCTGAAGAACCCCATGCTGATGGGCGGGCCCTTCATCAACCACCCGGCCTCGCGCGTGCCGCAGGTGAAGGAATTGCTGGAGCGCACCCAGCGCGAGCAGGCGCACATGCTGGCGTACACCAAGGCCATGGCGGAGCTGGAGCAGCTCATGGCGCCCAACAACGGTGGCTCGCTGGAGTCGCTCTACCCCAAGGTGCCGGACATCCTGCGCGGCTACGTGGAGCTCACGTACGACTTGAGCCACCGCGCCAGCGCCCGCGTCATCGAGCCGCTGCTGTATCGCAGCAGGTTCTACCAGGAGTCGTCGCAGAGCGTGACGCTCAACATGGTGGACGGCGACTGGCGCCCGTACATCTTCAGCACGCCGCGCCTGGAGGAGGACTCGCCCTTGTGGCTGAAGGTGCCCTTCAAGCACGAGGGCCTGGACGAGCTGTTCCGCATGCGCCACACCGCCGGCTCTCCGGGCAAGGTGGCGGAGATGCTGGGCGTGTCCGCCAGCGCCGCGGGTGCCTTCGCCAACCTCTTCACGGAAGCCGAGCCGCGCCGCGCGGAGCGCTACGCGGGTGAGGGCGTGCGGGTGCGCTACTTCGGCCACGCCTGCGTGCTGCTGGAGACGAAGGACGTCAGCATCCTCACGGACCCCGTCATCAGCTACGAGTTCCCCACGGAGCTGCCGCGCTTCACCCACTCGGACCTGCCCGAGAAAATCGACTACGTGGTCCTCACCCACGGCCACGCCGACCACCTGATGATGGAGACGCTGCTCCAGCTCCGGCACCGGGTGGGCACCATCATTGTCCCGCGCAACAACGGCAACTCGCTGGCGGACCCCTCCCTGCGGCTGATGCTGCACCACACCGGCTTCAAGAACGTGGTGGAGATCGACGACCTGCAGGAGATTCCCGTGCCGGGCGGCTCCATCACCGGCCTGCCCTTCATGGGCGAGCACAGCGACCTGTCCATCCAGGCGAAGACGGCGCACCTCGTCCGGCTGGGCGGCAAGTCCCTGCTGATGGCGGCGGACTCCAACGCCATCGAGCCGCGCCTGTACCAGCACCTGCGCGACATCGTCGGCTCCATCGACGTGCTCTTCCTCGGCATGGAGTGCGAGGGCGGCCCGATGAGCTGGATGTACGGCCCGCTGCTGAGCAACCCGCTGCCCCGGAAGATGGACCAGGCCCGCCGGCTCAATGGCTCGGACAGCGCCCGCGCCACGGAAATCACCAACTACCTGGCCCCCAAGGAGGTCTACGTCTACGCGATGGGCCAGGAGCCGTGGCTGCGCCACGTGATGATCCTCGTGTACGACGACAAGGCCCCGCAGATCGTCGAGTCCAACAAGTTCCTCGAGCACTGCAAGACGAAGAGCATCCAGGCCGAGCGCCCCTACGTGAGGATGGAGCGCATCCTCAAGTAG
- the hppD gene encoding 4-hydroxyphenylpyruvate dioxygenase produces MPPCLGERMYFREVDHVEMWVEDTGAAALFYVGTFGFHVVGRAEAGPEGRRSLLLQQGHLRLVLTEASGEGPSADFVRRHGDAVRDIALRVTDVEAAFRDAVRLGARPVSGPEVYGDGAARVTRATVAAMGDVVHSFIQRESRGGPEDFLPGVYQPVTEGFPLPSFEPFTALDHLAIALEPGQLEPMVRFYRDVFGFHESHEENVRTGESGMNSKVMQNDNGRICFPMMEPARAGKPGQIDDFLARHGGAGVQHFAMLSHDIEAAIRALRSRGVDFLDIPPSYYEVLEERLGRLDLDVARTRDYGILVDRDAWGLLLQAFTRSMHSRRTLFFEVIQRKDARGFGGANIRALFEAVEREQARRP; encoded by the coding sequence ATGCCCCCCTGCTTGGGGGAACGCATGTATTTCAGGGAAGTTGACCATGTGGAAATGTGGGTGGAGGACACGGGGGCGGCGGCGCTCTTCTATGTGGGCACGTTCGGTTTCCACGTCGTGGGCCGGGCGGAGGCGGGGCCCGAGGGACGGCGCTCGCTGCTCTTGCAGCAGGGCCACCTGCGGCTGGTGCTGACGGAGGCCTCGGGCGAGGGGCCTTCCGCGGACTTCGTGCGGCGCCATGGGGACGCGGTGCGGGACATCGCCCTGCGCGTGACGGACGTGGAGGCGGCCTTCCGGGACGCGGTGCGCCTGGGGGCGCGGCCGGTGAGCGGGCCCGAGGTGTACGGCGACGGCGCGGCGCGGGTGACGCGCGCGACGGTGGCGGCGATGGGGGACGTGGTGCACTCCTTCATCCAGCGCGAGTCGCGGGGCGGTCCTGAGGACTTCCTGCCCGGGGTGTACCAGCCGGTGACGGAGGGCTTCCCGCTGCCCTCGTTCGAGCCCTTCACGGCGTTGGACCACCTGGCCATCGCCCTGGAGCCCGGGCAGTTGGAGCCGATGGTGCGCTTCTACCGGGACGTCTTCGGCTTCCACGAATCGCACGAGGAGAACGTGCGGACGGGGGAGAGCGGGATGAACTCCAAGGTGATGCAGAACGACAACGGGCGCATCTGCTTCCCGATGATGGAGCCCGCGCGGGCCGGCAAGCCGGGGCAGATTGACGACTTCCTGGCGCGCCACGGCGGCGCGGGCGTGCAGCACTTCGCCATGCTGAGCCACGACATCGAGGCGGCCATCCGGGCGCTGCGCTCACGCGGAGTGGATTTCCTGGATATTCCGCCGAGCTACTACGAGGTGCTCGAGGAGCGGCTGGGGAGGCTGGACCTGGACGTGGCCCGGACGCGAGACTACGGCATCCTGGTGGACCGTGATGCGTGGGGGCTGCTGTTGCAGGCATTCACCCGCTCCATGCACTCGCGGCGCACCCTCTTCTTCGAAGTCATCCAGCGCAAGGACGCGCGCGGTTTTGGCGGTGCCAACATCCGCGCGTTGTTCGAAGCGGTGGAGCGCGAGCAGGCCCGGAGGCCTTGA
- a CDS encoding LysR family transcriptional regulator, which produces MITAPFSQLQVFLAVARLRSFSGAARELGVSTAAVSQAVRQLEGQTRVVLLTRTTRSVSLTDAGRRLVEGAGPALGQALAALTEVSAQPSETVGRVRLSVPRAAVPYVITPVVPTFRARHPRVEVEVVIEERFVDIVAEGYDAGVRLSESIERDMVQVRLTDAFRFVVVGAPGYLERHGTPQRPEDLLRHECITFRLRTTGALYAWELERGRRNWRVPVRGGVVSNDSQLTVSLVEQGLGLAYVFEPMVAEKLRTGRLQRVLEAYAPTVPGFFLYYPSRAQRSPALRLFVDVARELAAKAV; this is translated from the coding sequence ATGATTACGGCTCCCTTCTCACAGCTGCAGGTGTTCCTCGCCGTGGCCCGCCTGCGCAGCTTCAGCGGCGCGGCGCGCGAACTCGGCGTCTCCACGGCCGCGGTCAGTCAGGCGGTGCGGCAGCTCGAGGGGCAGACGCGCGTGGTGCTGCTCACCCGCACCACGCGCAGCGTTTCGCTGACGGACGCGGGCAGGCGGCTCGTGGAGGGCGCGGGCCCGGCATTGGGGCAGGCGCTCGCTGCCCTGACCGAGGTCTCCGCCCAACCGAGTGAGACGGTGGGCAGGGTCCGGCTGTCGGTGCCACGAGCGGCGGTGCCCTACGTCATCACCCCGGTGGTCCCCACCTTCCGCGCGCGGCACCCTCGGGTCGAGGTGGAAGTCGTCATCGAGGAGCGCTTCGTGGACATCGTGGCGGAGGGCTACGACGCGGGCGTGCGGCTGAGCGAGTCCATCGAGCGCGACATGGTGCAGGTGCGGCTCACCGACGCGTTCCGCTTCGTGGTGGTGGGCGCGCCCGGCTACCTCGAGCGCCACGGGACGCCCCAGCGCCCCGAGGATCTCCTGCGCCACGAGTGCATCACCTTCCGCTTGCGGACCACCGGGGCGCTCTACGCGTGGGAGCTGGAACGGGGCCGCAGGAACTGGCGCGTGCCGGTGCGCGGTGGCGTGGTCTCCAACGACAGCCAACTGACGGTGTCCCTGGTGGAGCAGGGCCTGGGGCTGGCGTACGTCTTCGAGCCCATGGTGGCCGAAAAGCTCCGCACCGGACGGCTGCAGCGGGTGCTCGAGGCCTACGCGCCCACGGTTCCCGGCTTCTTCCTCTACTACCCCAGCCGTGCGCAGCGCTCCCCGGCGCTGCGCCTCTTCGTGGACGTCGCCAGGGAGCTGGCCGCGAAGGCGGTGTGA
- a CDS encoding alpha/beta hydrolase translates to MKTARATFRGGPAGVLLGLLVTMAGCSEPGHLTEARFGSARMDKQVTSPTEPSALRGELPMDVDNPDAGLLLVPDSYQPDTPAPLVVLLHGAGGKPEAILGIMREEAKANGTLVLVPKSVGFTWDMIERGHYNVDLSRISRGLDRVFREYSVDPARVSICGFSDGASYALSVGLTNGGFFRRIAAFSPGFVAASELRGKPTVFMSHGTQDAVLPIDFGGRYINEQLLKEDYVVDYREFDGPHGIPIDIAKEGFNFLTAPASP, encoded by the coding sequence ATGAAGACTGCACGCGCGACGTTCCGGGGAGGGCCGGCAGGCGTCCTCCTGGGGCTGCTGGTGACGATGGCGGGGTGCAGCGAGCCGGGTCACCTGACGGAGGCGCGCTTCGGCTCGGCGCGCATGGACAAGCAGGTGACGTCGCCCACCGAGCCCTCGGCGCTTCGAGGGGAGCTGCCCATGGACGTGGACAACCCGGATGCCGGGCTGTTGCTGGTGCCGGACAGCTACCAGCCGGACACGCCCGCGCCGCTGGTGGTGCTGCTGCACGGGGCCGGCGGCAAGCCGGAGGCCATCCTGGGCATCATGCGCGAGGAAGCCAAGGCCAACGGCACGCTGGTGCTGGTGCCCAAGTCGGTGGGCTTCACGTGGGACATGATCGAGCGGGGCCACTACAACGTGGACCTGTCCCGCATCAGTCGCGGGCTGGACCGCGTGTTCCGCGAGTACTCCGTGGACCCGGCCCGCGTCTCCATCTGCGGCTTCTCCGACGGCGCCAGCTACGCGCTGTCCGTCGGGCTCACCAACGGTGGGTTCTTCCGCCGCATCGCCGCCTTCTCGCCGGGCTTCGTCGCCGCCTCCGAGCTCCGGGGGAAGCCCACCGTGTTCATGTCCCACGGCACCCAGGACGCGGTGCTGCCCATCGACTTCGGGGGCCGCTACATCAACGAGCAGCTCCTGAAGGAGGACTACGTGGTGGACTACCGCGAGTTCGACGGGCCCCACGGGATACCCATCGACATCGCCAAGGAAGGCTTCAACTTCCTCACGGCCCCCGCGTCTCCCTGA
- a CDS encoding matrixin family metalloprotease, giving the protein MTKRYARSWVVPLALLGVVGCAKTGGDEALPVTPEDAHVTAWVPGTPVPAHAHAEGTDHTLMVDWILEEDSVDELTDHSALIINGRVESTRFDVIRAYAKSKLEGQPTGEASGIYNDLPVTIATVRVGDLARASQGLKTASGGALARGATVDVMFPGGLLADGCTLAPEDNPLPKVGEQAVFFLTPQGGTEPMASRSMAGIYAVTGGPRGRVLVQGGLVQGASSSRHAAVLEEHVGQPVDALLERVEARARAVAYVSPDARPMPMMEQAPHEGPTAQSWCGLPRFGYKWCRKPTNVTFTDYTGAGWPVGDAMNAWMYTNVSNSLYLYWRSSGASDVMVYEAYYGYTGWYGYAGNSWSGTCLTRSTIQLNDTYYSGAHYAKTVAIHEVGHSLGFAHYGNCNSIMYTDPTQCAAATTSCDAQAAGELYPY; this is encoded by the coding sequence ATGACGAAGAGATATGCGCGTTCCTGGGTCGTGCCGTTGGCGCTCTTGGGTGTGGTGGGGTGTGCCAAGACCGGAGGCGATGAAGCGCTCCCCGTCACCCCGGAGGACGCTCACGTGACAGCGTGGGTGCCCGGGACGCCGGTGCCCGCCCACGCGCACGCCGAGGGCACGGACCACACGCTCATGGTCGACTGGATTCTCGAAGAGGACTCCGTCGATGAATTGACCGACCATTCGGCGTTGATCATCAACGGCCGGGTGGAGTCCACGCGCTTCGACGTCATCCGCGCCTACGCGAAGTCCAAGCTGGAGGGGCAACCCACCGGAGAGGCGAGCGGCATCTACAACGACCTTCCGGTGACCATCGCGACCGTGAGGGTCGGCGACCTCGCGCGTGCCTCGCAGGGGCTGAAGACGGCCTCGGGCGGCGCGCTCGCACGGGGCGCCACAGTGGACGTCATGTTCCCCGGCGGCCTGCTCGCCGACGGCTGCACGCTCGCGCCGGAGGACAACCCGCTGCCGAAGGTGGGCGAGCAGGCGGTCTTCTTCCTCACGCCGCAAGGGGGCACCGAGCCCATGGCCTCGCGCTCCATGGCGGGCATCTACGCCGTGACGGGCGGCCCGCGAGGTCGGGTCCTGGTGCAGGGCGGCCTCGTCCAGGGCGCGAGCTCGTCGCGTCACGCCGCCGTGCTCGAAGAGCACGTGGGACAGCCGGTCGACGCGTTGCTCGAAAGGGTCGAAGCCCGCGCACGGGCCGTCGCCTACGTGAGCCCCGACGCGCGCCCGATGCCGATGATGGAACAGGCCCCCCACGAGGGGCCGACCGCCCAGAGTTGGTGCGGGCTTCCCCGCTTCGGCTACAAGTGGTGCCGGAAGCCCACGAACGTCACCTTTACGGACTACACGGGCGCGGGTTGGCCCGTCGGTGACGCGATGAACGCGTGGATGTACACGAACGTCTCGAACAGCCTGTATCTCTACTGGCGTTCCAGCGGCGCCTCCGACGTCATGGTCTACGAGGCGTACTACGGCTACACCGGCTGGTACGGGTACGCGGGGAACAGTTGGTCGGGCACCTGCCTGACCCGGAGCACCATCCAGCTGAACGACACGTACTACTCGGGCGCGCACTACGCGAAGACCGTCGCCATCCACGAAGTCGGGCACAGCCTCGGCTTCGCCCACTACGGGAACTGCAACTCCATCATGTACACGGACCCCACCCAGTGTGCGGCCGCCACCACGTCCTGCGACGCGCAGGCCGCAGGGGAGCTCTATCCGTACTGA